Sequence from the Mastomys coucha isolate ucsf_1 unplaced genomic scaffold, UCSF_Mcou_1 pScaffold13, whole genome shotgun sequence genome:
GACGGACCCATGCAGGTCCCGTGGGTGCTGCTTTTGTCTCTATGAGCCCATGCCGCCCTGCTTAGCTGATTTGGTGGGCCATGTTCTGGTGGCCTCCattgcctctgactcctacaacCTTGccgtccccctccccctttgAGATACCATCTCCTGAATTGTCCACACTGGTCAGGAGTTTGTGATTCCTCTGCATCCGCCTCTCCCAtggctgggactgcaggtgtacACCTCTAACTCTCCATGATTGCAGAGggttttttgttgattttatctGCGGTCTGGGACCTACATACAAGAGCACAGTGACTTTGTGAAAtgtcttagttaattttctattgctgggaagtgGCCAAAACAACTTAGAGAAGAGTTTATGAGAAGcaatggtttcagagggttagtccatgaccatGGTGGGGGACATAGCAGCAGGCTGGCAGGCACAGCGCTGGAACTGAGACCTCATAGCTCATAaagaagcacaaggcagagagaaggaccTAACTGAGATGAGTAGTGaaggctttgaaacctcaaagcccagccccagtgacacacctcctccaacaaggccacgccttctAATCCTTCCCGAACAGTTCCACTACTGGTGCCCAAGTATTTAAATGaacatatgaacctatggagGCCACTTTCATTCAGACCACAACAGGCTTCTCCTGGGCGTTTATACAGAGAGCTTAATGTTACAGTATATAGAGAgaagtttgtgcaggaatagtGAGTCTGACTTAAATACAGAGCTTGGATAAAGAATTCAAATCAGTCTTTcccatctccttttctttcttttcttcggCTTCATATCTCCTTTGGATAATTCAAAGATATGAAGCAACTTATGGTTTACAATATTCACTCTTAAAACTAGattggaggggctggagggatggctcagtagttaagagtacctgctgttcttccagaggtcctgagttcacttcctggCACCCACATTGAGCAGTACCCAAGTGCttctaattccagctccagggactctaATGCCCACTTCCGGTCTCTGAAAAACATCTTcccacacatattacacacaccaaataaaaataaaaatctggggctggtgagatggctcagtggggaagagcaccaactgctcttcggaaggtcatgagttcaaatcccagcaaccacatggtggctcacaaccacccgtaatgagatctgatgccctcttctggtgcgtctgaagacagctacagtaacacttacatataataaataaataaatctttaaaaataaataaataaataaataaaaataaaaaataaaaataaaaataaaaatctgggtCGTATGTCCATCTGTAGTTGGAGAACACATACCCAGCCCTGATTTGATCTTGCTGATACTTGGGTTGGTTGGTGTTGTAGAAGGGTCTCACTGCAGCCCTCGCTAGCCCTGTACTCAATACGTAGACTAGGATGGTCTCCATAGCAACCtccttgcttcctgactgctggggtatcaggcctgagccaccacaccccAATGGCTGGCTGCTGGGAGATTTAAAGGGTTGGTTCGCTGTTAGATGAATCCATAGCACAGCTCTATCCTGCAGCTGCAGGGTCTGGGGAACACAACTGCGTCCATTCCTTAGAGGGACGGGGCACCCGTTAACTCAagatctcctttctcctttcctaatTGATCTTCAGGTGTGATGATATTCACTTGCCTCGATTCTCACTAAAGCAAGGGATGATCCCGACCCGTTACGTTATGCcttggaaagaaaacatgaaattcaGGAATGTGAATCTAAAGGTATTTTCTCATAAATATTCCTGTTAAAGCCTGCCTGTGACTGACAGAGATAAAGGTGTTTTGTACCAAGCCTGACAGCTTGAGTCTGACCTGTGACccacaggatggaaggaaggagacatCTGAATTctgcatgttgtcctctggcttctgcacacatGCCTgctcacatatgcatgcatgtacactaCATAAACTAAACATGATAATAACAAAATTTAGTATTATCTCTAAGGCATGTATaactatttaaaactatttttatgaatttttactCATACATGTAAACCAAAATAACACAAATACAAACTTAAAATGGATACACTACAGCATTTGAAAAGGTCAGGTCAGACTCACATGCCGTTAGAGGCTCAGCAGGAGTAGGTGTCATGAACAGTAAACTTATAGCACAGGATCTAGATTTTCAGATTGTGCTAAATATTCATCAGAGAGCCATGAAAACAGTTAGGTTAGATTTACAGATAAGACTTGCccaaagccagacagtggtggcacacgcctttaatcccggcacttgggaggcagaggcaggaggatttctgagttcgaagccagcctggtctacagagtgagttccaNNNNNNNNNNNNNNNNNNNNNNNNNNNNNNNNNNNNNNNNNNNNNNNNNNNNNNNNNNNNNNNNNNNNNNNNNNNNNNNNNNNNNNNNNNNNNNNNNNNNNNNNNtctctctctctctctctctctctctctctctctctctctctctctctctcttcaagtCTCAATTCTAGAGCCCatgttgtcctagaactcattgtatagctctagctggctttgaacttatggccgtcctccttcctcagcttccccagtgctaggattataggcatgagccactacaccTGTCTAGTAAGTTGTTTCTTTAATGAAGTTAGAATGCATTATAGTACAAATAATTTGCaattttcagaataaataaatagtagaaTAAATAGTTGATGTTGAATAAGAATATGTTTTGGCAAGACAGAAAGAAGTCTTAGGCCaggtaatggtggcacatgcctttagtcccaacacttgggaggcagagacaggtggatttctgagttcgaggccagcctggtctacagagtgaattccaggacaactagggctacacagagaaaccctgtcttgaaaaaaaaaaacaaaaacaaaaaaacaaaaagaaaagaaaagaaattaaaactcaggtattgctgggcagtggtggcacaagtcttaaatcccagcacttgggaggcagaggcaggcagatttctaagttcgaggccatcctggtctacagaatgagttccaggacagccaggattacacagagaaaccctgtctcgaaaaaacaaaaacaaacaaacaaacaaaacaaaaacaaaaaacaaaaaacctcaggtATCAAATGCCagttcattcatatatatatatatatatatatNNNNNNNNNNatatatatatatatatatatatgtgggttttTCTGGCGacagagatagggtttctctgtatcaccctggatgtcctggaaaaTTCACTTatacatgtagaccaggctggcctcagactcatagagatccacttgcctctgcctcccaagtgctgggattaaaagtatgcaccagcACTGCCTGTCAATATGCTTATGATTAAGACTTATTTCAATGTAtttaaggggtgtgtgtgtgtgtgtgtgtgtgtgtgtgtgagagagagagagagagagagagagagagaaggggagggagagacacagagagagagagagacggagagacagagagagagaggagagagaggagagagaggagagagagagagagaaagagagagagagagagagagagagagagaactctggagTGCCTAGGCATgatggttttcaacctgtgggtcatgacccctttgggaatAAATGACCCTTTTACCGGGGTCACAGTtatttacattatcattcataACAATACAAATTTTCAGTTATGAGATAGCAAGGAAATCATTTGATGGTTGAGGGTGACCACCACCATAGATGTTGAAAATCACCAGCTTACAGAGCAGATCCCTGgcaactcttccagagaacctgcaTTCAACTCTCAACACCTACATTAGCAATGAATTCTAATATAGTCATGGAGTGGGGGTTGGAGAGGAGACAAGAAAAAACGCTCTGAACCTAACATAAAAATGACAGGCTGGTTCTGGTGTGCGCCATTCAGCAGAGCGTTTTCTCTCTTAGCAAGCAGAAGCCTGCGGGATCTACGCTGGCCCCTTGGAAGATTCTCTGTTCTGGGGTTACAGCGAGCGGCTTTGCCATGGGGAAGATCGGAAAGCTGTCTTGAAGAAAGGACCGCCAGAGATTAAGATTGCGGACATGCCTTTGCATTCGCCTCTCTCCAGATACCAGAGCACCGTGATCTCTCACGGCTTCAGGAGACGACTGATCTGATGTGCGGATGTCGGAAGCTGCTGTCATtcggtagtggtggtagtggtgcgcTTGCCTAACGCACAAGACGCTCGGGGTTTGAACCCCACTAACTACCAAAGCCAGTAAGATAAAGTAGTTCAGTCTCTTGCCTTCCCTCGATTCTCGTGCTTAAGTTCATTGCATTTTGCCTAGAACTTTGATTTGTGTAATGATTCTAAGAGCATAATGTCCAGATCTTAGGAGCGTTAGAAAGGGCATCAGTTCTGAGGCTATCTGAAGTGatgtggaaagaggaaggaaactgCATTTAGGGTAGATTTCATTCAGGTGGATAAATAGCAAGGGATGGATCCCAAGCCTACTGTCTTCTGCATTCAGTCCCAGTCGCTGAGGATTCATGGGTGGAAGCAGGCTGCTGTGTCCTGCAAATAGAGTTCGGCTGCAGACATCCTCTGGCCcttacactctttccacctcCACTTCTACTTTGATCTGAGTGTTAGGGAAAAGAGACATAATACGCTGCCCTATTTAGATCTGAGCTCTGTAGTCGCTTGGTAGACCGGGCAGGcttagaactcatagagatccgcctgcctctgcctcctgagtgctggaacctgagtgtgccaccactgcccggtcagAATGAGTTTTATTAGTAAAGAGAGCCTTGTGATCATGGGGCTTTTGGGACATGATCCAGCCTTATCAATGAGAGAACAATTAGGAGAGATACAGCATCATACCAGCGGCAGCAtgatgggagaaagagagggtggggggaaAGAGAGACCTTCCCTTCAATATCCACGAGGAGCTGCATTAAGAGAGAGACTGTCCATGAGCAAGACAAGAAGCCTGAAGGGAAACCTTCAAAATCCCTTCAGAAACACAACCCAAGAAAGAGGTTTTAGGCCATAGCTACAAGTTCCGCTATGAGTAGTTTAGCTTGGCCTAGGCCTTGTGCCTGGAATCAGGGAAGTGCAGAGAAAGCTGTCAAGTACTCTCTGCTGTGCAGTCAGGAGAGAGGCTGGGCTTGGTTTTCCCACACAGCAGGAACACAGCTCTTCGACACAGGTGGCTGGAGAGGCACAGCATAACTTTAGGGGCCAGGGAGGGGGGACCAAGGAGGAGCAGCCAGAAGATCTATAATCCAAAGACTCTCAGTAGGCTTCGAGTGTTGTTAGATCACACAACTTTCAAAGGCCTCTCTCCCAGAGGCCTGCCTACAGGCCTGAGAGCCTACAGGCCCCTGCTGTGAGAGAAAGCACACAGAGAGGGCCCGAGAGCAAGCCTCTGGTAACTGCACGATAAAATCATGATCCTAGTAGGACCTGGCCTCTTTGGTATCTCAATTTACTTGGTGTGGAACTTCTCATCACATCTTGAAAATTTAGAGAAGTCGGAAAATCCCCTTATGGAGTAGGGATTTCAGTTTTAAAGACAtctaggctgggcggtggtggtgaacgactttaatcccagcccttgggaggcagaggcaagcagatttctgagttcgaggcaggcctggtctacagagtgagttccaggacagcaagggctacacagagaaaccctgtctcgaaaaaccaaaaaaaaaaaaaaaaagacatctaaatatttatttctgagcATGTGtgtcaaggtcagaggacaactgacaggaatttgttctcttcttctaccatgtcgATCCTGGAGATCAAATGAAGATCAAATGCAGGTGGTCAGGCTTGAAGACCCTAAACAAGCACATTTACCTGCTAACCATCTTATCAACACTGTTCAGGGGATGTCTCTAGAGGTactctgtgtctatctgtctctctgtctctctgtctctctgtctctctgtctctctgtctctctctctctctctctctctctctctctctctctctctctctctctctctttctgtgtgtgtgtgtgtgtgtgtgtgtctccctactctctcacttttttttttccgagacagggtttctctgtgtagctctggctgtcctggaacttactctgtagaccaggctggccttgagctcagaaatcctcctgcctctgcctcccaagtgctgggattaaaggcatgcaccaccaccatacCTTCTTTTTCAGGTTGAAGCTGAGAAACAGGTACAGGGCATGGACATCCTTCTTCTCATGGAAAATTAATGTCATCAGCACACTGTCAGAAACACGGGTGAACAATGCTCGAGTCTTCCTACAATGCCAGAACTTACTGAATAACAGTACATTCACAAGGTATAGAGAGGTTTCGATGGCAACAATTTGGCAGGTATTCCTACTTCTCCTTGGCAACGTGGCTTGAGGCAAACACTTGGATTCTAATCTTAGTTACTAATATCAACCCTCAGCTAATGCATCATGTGTCACACAGTGAAACTGTTTGTATGGCTTATGATGTGATCGCAAAAAGCTAAAGCAAAATATCTCAGAGGTAAATACAATCTGTACTGATAAGACAAGAAACCCAAGCCCGACCCCAGTAAAGAATCTCAAGGGGCAACAACTATGTGCCAGGGCCTTGAGCGCAGAGCTGTAGAGCTGAGTTCAGCtgaagaggcagaaagggaagACCAGGTCCTGATGAGGGAATAGGGAGACAGATAAATGGGACAGACAAGCAGGCCGAGTGGAGATGGCAGTCCAGAGGGCCGCATCATCAATAGTAGGGAACAAGACTAGCTGAAGCCCAGGTAAGTGTGTGTACAAGTTTtctgcttgtacacacacacatagagtaacatagagagacagacagagacagagagacacacacagacacacagagagacagagaaacagaaggtaGGCTCTAAAGAGGATAAGAGAGGGCCTATCTTCAATGGCCTCCAGGCCTGCCAATGCCTGTCTAGCTATCTTAAGATGACAGGTGTGGGGGAAGGCTGTTGCCATCTCAGTGCCGGGCATCCATCTCTTTAtgggtgatgtgttagaacgacaggtcgcatcagaacataccacactctaggcccaaacagttccacgtgtaagaggtttaattgagagggagagagggggcagtagcgcagaaaagagaagagggtgagagggggagagatggaagaatgctccccgtgtatatatatgggttctgacatagtagCTGCAGGTAAAAGTGGGAgatgagcccaatggattctgggaatatggtagctgttgccctggcaacaggtctgtggaccagCCCAAGcgtcaccacaggctttggatgccctgatgctaacaatggGGTCTATATGGAGAAATTATATCCTTTCC
This genomic interval carries:
- the Tex43 gene encoding testis-expressed protein 43 — encoded protein: MASEKDAGPALPKLDNNQTAENPSKPVEEQPPGQQIRCDDIHLPRFSLKQGMIPTRYVMPWKENMKFRNVNLKQAEACGIYAGPLEDSLFWGYSERLCHGEDRKAVLKKGPPEIKIADMPLHSPLSRYQSTVISHGFRRRLI